In the genome of Tachysurus vachellii isolate PV-2020 chromosome 9, HZAU_Pvac_v1, whole genome shotgun sequence, one region contains:
- the trpc6b gene encoding short transient receptor potential channel 6 has translation MRRPMCFEGLPPEQSSARKPSVDHGTTKEPCEDRHAIFRQRSTYLRRTNADRKITQSQMLAKSRRLAMRRPAYMFGAHCNSLSLAEELFLEAAEYGNIPVVRKMLEELPELNINCVDYMGQNALQLAVANEHLEVTELLLKKDNLARIGDALLLAISKGYIRIVEAILAHQAFADTSKLTNSTLQAETNDDFFAYDDDGMRFSQDITPIILASHCHEYEIVHILLLKGARIERPHDYFCKCNTCVYHQRHDSFSHSRSRINAYKGLASPAYLSLSSEDPVLTALELSNELAVLANVEKEFKNDYKKLSMQCKDFVVGLLDLCRNTEEVGAILNGDTELNSNDKTGRPSLIRLKLAIKYELKKFVAHPNCQQQLLSIWYENLSGLRQQTTAVKLLVVFGVAVGLPILALLYWIAPSSKLGKIIRGPFLKFVAHAASFTIFLGLLVMNAADRFDGTTLLPNMTIHDHPTQLFRMKTTPFTWMEMLIISWVIGMIWAECKEIWSQGPREYLLEPWNLLDFGMLAIFVSSFIARFMAFWHAYAAQSYVDEHYTNLTNVTLPYEIEYYRLARIYWVPSDPQLISEGLYAIAVVLSFSRIAYILPANESFGPLQISLGRTVKDIFKFMVIFIMVFVAFMFGMFNLYSYYLGAKQNNAFTTVEESFKTLFWAIFGLSEVKSVVINNGHKFIENIGYVLYGVYNVIMVIVLLNMLIAMINSSFQEIEDDADVEWKFARAKLWFSYFEEGGTLPVPYNLIPSPKSVLSLSQKIKNLLLTPLHRHKDSLKEDTELNELGEQKESNYAGSPQSSRYRRIMKRLIKRYIIKAQMDKESDEVNEGELKEIKQDISSLRYELLEKSNETEELAEMIRTLAETLGRQHNH, from the exons ATGAGGAGACCGATGTGCTTTGAGGGCTTACCTCCAGAACAAAGTTCAGCCCGGAAACCCAGTGTAGACCACGGAACAACGAAAGAACCATGTGAGGACAGACACGCAATTTTTCGACAACGATCTACTTACCTAAG GAGAACCAATGCTGACAGAAAAATTACCCAGAGCCAGATGTTGGCAAAGAGTCGTCGCTTGGCCATGCGCCGTCCGGCATATATGTTTGGCGCTCACTGCAACAGCCTATCGCTGGCTGAAGAATTATTTCTTGAGGCAGCTGAGTACGGAAACATTCCTGTTGTCCGTAAGATGCTGGAAGAACTTCCTGAACTTAATATCAACTGTGTGGACTATATGGGGCAGAATGCGCTACAGTTGGCAGTGGCCAATGAGCACTTGGAGGTGACAGAGCTACTGTTGAAGAAGGACAACCTTGCCAGGATAGGTGATGCTCTGCTTCTGGCCATCAGCAAAGGTTACATCCGAATTGTGGAAGCCATATTGGCTCACCAAGCCTTTGCAGACACATCAAAGCTAACCAACAGCACCCTGCAAGCTGAAACAAATGATGATTTCTTCGCCTATGATGATGACGGAATGCGTTTTTCACAAGACATTACACCCATCATCCTGGCCTCTCACTGCCATGAGTATGAAATTGTACACATCCTGTTACTGAAGGGAGCTCGCATTGAGCGGCCACATGACTACTTCTGCAAATGTAACACCTGTGTCTACCACCAGAGGCACGACTCTTTCAGTCACTCTCGTTCCCGTATCAATGCCTACAAGGGTCTGGCCAGCCCAGCCTACCTCTCGCTCTCCAGTGAAGACCCTGTACTGACTGCGCTGGAGCTTAGCAACGAGCTGGCTGTACTGGCCAATGTAGAGAAAGAGTTCAAG AATGATTATAAAAAGTTGTCTATGCAATGCAAAGACTTCGTGGTCGGACTTTTGGACTTATGCCGGAACACAGAAGAGGTGGGAGCCATCTTGAATGGagacacagagttaaacagcaACGACAAAACAGGCAGACCGAGCCTTATTCGTCTAAAACTGGCCATCAAATATGAGCTCAAAAAG TTTGTAGCTCATCCAAACTGTCAGCAGCAGCTCCTCTCCATTTGGTATGAAAATCTGTCTGGGCTCCGGCAGCAGACTACCGCTGTGAAGTTGCTGGTGGTGTTTGGGGTGGCCGTTGGACTGCCAATCCTGGCTCTGTTGTACTGGATAGCACCCTCAAGCAAG TTAGGGAAGATCATTCGTGGTCCTTTCCTGAAATTTGTGGCCCATGCAGCTTCATTCACCATCTTCCTTGGTCTCCTGGTTATGAATGCAGCAGATCGGTTTGATGGAACGACTCTTCTTCCAAACATGACCATACATGACCATCCTACACAGCTGTTCCGCATGAAAACTACCCCTTTCACCTGGATGGAGATGCTGATCATTTCCTGGGTCATAG GAATGATTTGGGCTGAATGCAAGGAGATCTGGTCTCAAGGCCCTCGGGAATATCTGTTGGAACCCTGGAATCTGTTGGACTTTGGGATGCTGGCAATCTTTGTATCGTCATTCATAGCAAGATTCATGGCTTTCTGGCATGCGTACGCTGCACAGAGTTATGTCGATGAGCACTACACCAACCTCACTAACGTAACATTGCCTTACGAGATTGAGTATTATCGCTTAG CACGCATCTATTGGGTGCCCTCTGACCCCCAGCTGATCTCAGAGGGTCTATATGCCATTGCTGTAGTATTGAGCTTCTCGCGGATCGCCTACATCCTGCCAGCCAATGAGAGCTTTGGCCCGCTGCAGATCTCTCTGGGCAGGACTGTCAAAGACATCTTTAAGTTCATGGTGATCTTTATTATGGTGTTTGTGGCCTTTATGTTCGGCATGTTTAATCTCTACTCCTACTACCTTGGAGCGAAACAAAACAACGCCTTCACAAC tgtTGAAGAGAGCTTTAAAACGTTGTTCTGGGCTATTTTTGGACTTTCAGAGGTCAAATCAGTTGTCATTAATAATGGACATAAATTCATAGAAAATATTGGCTATGTCCTTTATGGAGTTTACAATGTTATCATGGTTATCGTCCTCCTCAACATGCTCATCGCTATGATCAACAGCTCCTTTCAGGAAATTGAG GATGATGCAGATGTGGAGTGGAAGTTTGCTCGAGCTAAGCTGTGGTTCTCCTACTTTGAGGAAGGTGGAACTTTGCCAGTACCTTATAATTTAATTCCCAGCCCCAAGTCTGTGCTCAGCCTGAGTCAAAAAATCAAGAATCTCTTGTTAACACCTCTGCACCGTCACAAGGACAGTCTGAAGGAGGACACAGAGCTCAATGAA CTGGGTGAACAAAAAGAATCAAATTATGCAGGATCGCCTCAATCGAGTCGTTATCGG AGGATCATGAAGCGATTAATCAaaagatatataataaaagCACAGATGGACAAAGAGAGTGATGAGGTAAATGAAG GGGAGCTGAAGGAGATAAAGCAGGATATCTCAAGTTTGCGCTACGAGCTATTGGAGAAGTCTAATGAGACAGAAGAATTGGCAGAGATGATCAGGACACTGGCAGAAACACTCGGCAGGCAGCATAATCATTag
- the rnf7 gene encoding RING-box protein 2, which yields MAEMDDGDEPGLVHTHSGLSSSSKSGGDKMFSLKKWNAVAMWSWDVECDTCAICRVQVMDACLRCQAENKQEDCVVVWGECNHSFHNCCMSLWVKQNNRCPLCQQDWVVQRIGK from the exons ATGGCGGAGATGGATGACGGCGATGAGCCGGGTTTAGTGCACACGCATAGCGGTTTATCGTCTTCATCCAAGTCGGGGGGAGATAAAATGTTTTCTCTTAAGAAGTGGAATGCGGTGGCAATGTGGAGCTGGGATGTCGAGTGTGATACTTGCGCCATTTGTAGGGTGCAAGTAATGG ATGCCTGTTTAAGATGTCAGgcagaaaacaaacaggagGACTGTGTTG TTGTATGGGGAGAGTGCAACCACTCCTTCCATAACTGCTGCATGTCTCTGTGGGTGAAGCAGAACAATCGATGTCCACTATGCCAACAAGACTGGGTTGTGCAGAGGATTGGCAAGTGA
- the cfap45 gene encoding cilia- and flagella-associated protein 45: MPQSGTSSSKRMTSNSARSRRYRTRSHTSQVDETLFGSVKQSECENKNLPKGGSKTQAHSAPATKPQNHETIRIITKDHIRDLRIPKKDPSKQSIILCPAEIKRIMGKSHVLTKEERDAAQESQRKALEESMNTAEERKILMQQADLFRQKNQGLSDLEAEAREQAQYLLERANALRMEQEDEVKKLNELILDAQCQAVRDAQIQEKKQILSELLEEECRLDAMMEVDRRRALEIQAQIDELRKNQRIQGQMCILKQIEERQEERMLQEELKEQEGQQMLEKLEKLQIEELKAMEKRKEEQEKLQLEIKKINENNRLAKELKKEEERLADLDAMEYTNKKLAREEEYDAEQKRIKKEKEKEVARMRALQERDRDHKAEQDALRARRNQEATEREWRKKEKEQIKKKLEEDERLKASRLEQIAHKERLLCIEGGRERAEFERVLRAQQEVIAREKEKEERHQQQVLRHAEEIRQQVREREAQAITRRRDVFREVEKLDEEARIRRARLDEIKEKKLKELKAAGLPEKYCSEVERKIHILPTSVR, encoded by the exons ATG CCTCAGAGTGGGACATCATCATCCAAAAGAATGACGAGTAACAGTGCTCGCTCCCGTCGTTACCGGACACGATCCCACACTTCCCAAGTCGATGAAACTCTTTTCGGATCAGTTAAACAG TCTGAATGTGAAAATAAGAACCTCCCTAAAGGTGGCTCCAAAACTCAGGCTCACTCTGCTCCGGCCACCAAGCCACAAAATCATGAGACAATCCGTATCATCACCAAGGACCATATCAGGGACCTGAG AATTCCCAAAAAAGACCCATCCAAACAGTCCATCATCCTCTGCCCAGCTGAAATCAAGCGCATCATGGGTAAATCTCATGTGCTCACaaaagaggagagagatgcAGCACAGGAGAGCCAGCGCAAAGCTTTGGAAGAGTCAATG aaTACTGCTGAGGAGAGGAAGATACTTATGCAGCAAGCAGACTTGTTCCGTCAGAAGAACCAAGGCCTTAGTGACCTGGAAGCTGAGGCTAGGGAGCAAGCTCAGTATTTACTGGAGAGGGCAAATGCCCTGAGAATGGAGCAAGAAGATGAGGTCAAGAAACTTAACGAG CTGATTCTGGACGCGCAGTGCCAAGCAGTGAGGGACGCTCAGATTCAGGAGAAGAAGCAGATTCTGTCTGAGTTGCTGGAGGAGGAGTGTAGGCTTGATGCCATGATGGAGGTGGACCGTCGGCGAGCCCTTGAGATTCAAGCACAGATCGACGAGCTACGCAAAAATCAGAGAATTCA GGGGCAGATGTGCATCCTGAAGCAGATTGAGGAACGTCAGGAGGAACGAATGTTGCAGGAAGAACTGAAGGAACAAGAAGGGCAGCAGATGCTGGAGAAGCTGGAGAAGTTGCAGATAGAGGAGCTGAAG GCTATGGAAAAGAGGAAAGAGGAGCAAGAAAAGCTTCAGCTGGAAATTAAGAAAATCAATGAGAACAATCGTCTTGCAAAAGAACtcaaaaaagaagaggaaaggttGGCGGACCTGGACGCGATGGAATATACAAACAAGAAATTG GCGCGAGAGGAAGAGTATGATGCTGAAcaaaaacgaataaaaaaagagaaggagaaagaagtgGCACGAATGAGAGCTCTtcaggaaagagacagagatcaTAAAGCTGAACAG GATGCACTCAGGGCTCGTAGGAACCAGGAGGCTACTGAAAGGgaatggagaaagaaagagaaagaacaaatCAAGAAAAAGCTGGAAGAGGATGAAAGATTGAAGGCCAGTCGTCTAGAACAGATAGCCCATAAGGAACGCCTGCTGTGTATCGAAGGTGGACGAGAGAGAGCCGAGTTTGAGAGAGTCCTGAG GGCCCAGCAGGAGGTCATCGCACGggagaaggaaaaggaggaaCGGCATCAGCAGCAGGTCCTGCGCCACGCTGAGGAAATTCGGCAGCAGGTTCGGGAGCGGGAGGCTCAGGCCATCACTCGGAGGAGAGATGTGTTCCGTGAAGTAGAGAAGCTGGACGAAGAAGCTCGTATCCGTCGAGCACGTCTGGATGAGATTAAAGAAAAGAAGCTAAAGGAGCTGAA GGCAGCTGGACTTCCAGAGAAATACTGCAGTGAGGTGGAGCGGAAGATTCATATCTTACCCACCTCTGTACGTTGA